In Arthrobacter sp. CDRTa11, one DNA window encodes the following:
- a CDS encoding enoyl-CoA hydratase/isomerase family protein, with the protein MTDNDHLNVQIDHDVAVLTLNRPEKLNAMDALTRVELAQTIRRIGAGELVRGIVLTGTGRAFSSGEDLQTVPSSYDEVREAFASFHDITRAILETKVPVVAAVNGIAVGGASEVTLSCDFRIGTPNAEYYQPENHRGIIISNASSFLMGRLVRNHAMRIILGSERINADEALRIGLLDEIVGPEALLDRAGEVLRQWNSDPRTTALHLDLLRPRPEDIEAAFTREDNAARESWESGAFTEGIKRFWTSKKAASTTPATSN; encoded by the coding sequence ATGACAGACAACGACCACCTGAATGTGCAGATCGATCATGACGTGGCGGTGCTCACGCTGAACCGCCCGGAGAAACTAAACGCAATGGACGCGCTCACCCGGGTGGAGCTCGCTCAGACGATCCGCCGGATCGGAGCGGGTGAACTCGTCCGCGGGATCGTACTCACGGGAACAGGTCGGGCCTTCTCCTCCGGCGAAGACCTGCAGACTGTGCCGAGCTCGTATGACGAGGTCCGCGAGGCCTTCGCCAGCTTCCACGACATCACCCGGGCCATTCTTGAAACGAAAGTCCCCGTCGTTGCGGCAGTAAACGGCATCGCGGTGGGCGGAGCCTCGGAGGTCACCCTGTCCTGCGACTTCCGGATAGGCACCCCAAACGCCGAGTATTACCAGCCGGAGAACCACCGCGGGATCATCATTTCGAACGCCTCGAGCTTCCTCATGGGCCGTCTGGTACGCAACCACGCCATGCGAATCATCCTGGGCTCGGAACGGATCAACGCGGACGAGGCCCTGCGGATCGGGCTTCTCGACGAGATCGTGGGCCCGGAGGCGCTGCTGGACCGCGCTGGCGAGGTACTCAGGCAGTGGAACTCCGATCCCCGCACCACCGCGCTGCACCTGGATCTGCTGCGGCCGCGCCCTGAAGACATCGAGGCCGCATTTACCCGCGAAGACAACGCCGCCCGCGAGTCGTGGGAGTCCGGCGCATTCACCGAGGGCATAAAGCGCTTTTGGACATCGAAAAAAGCGGCGTCGACGACGCCCGCGACGAGCAATTGA
- a CDS encoding class I adenylate-forming enzyme family protein, whose translation MTEVESAHRQRAMAVDRMAIDPPIDTLLGLLANQALTCPDREFLRFSEGSWTFGEIEDWTSRLAQRLIFENGISVGDRVAIMLPNVVQWPVAWLAILKAGGVAVPVNSSYQRADLEFVLRDSGARVMFTDTDHTPLVEEVRAANGDLGDIQIVEGASPGELAQYPADTPAVAISGETLANLQYTSGTTGFPKACMLNHDYWVRLGWICASAAGLGRDDVLLTAQPFSYMDPQWNTSLCLTIGATLVVLPRFSASGFMAEVRRHQATFCYVLGSMPTLLFKQAPSPEDRDNDLRLVLCSAIPVALHAQLEQRWGAPWREIFGMTESGADLISLPENMGDVGSGRLGQPVPTKQIRVVDPAGREVAVGEPGELITSGKPMMLGYWNRPEDTAKVFRDGWLHTGDVAVREADGYRLVGRIKDMVRRGGENIASAEVERVLERNAIVVAAAVIGVPDELFGEEVKAVVQLAPGVEETRATAERIIDAARTELARFKVPRYVEFVADFPRTPSERVSKPALKARSAEHPGITYDLQPPRAVGSGN comes from the coding sequence ATGACAGAAGTCGAATCAGCACACCGGCAACGCGCGATGGCAGTCGATCGGATGGCTATAGACCCACCGATCGATACCCTCCTCGGCCTGCTGGCCAACCAGGCGCTCACCTGTCCCGACCGTGAGTTTCTCCGGTTCTCAGAAGGATCCTGGACCTTCGGCGAGATCGAGGACTGGACGTCTCGTCTCGCACAGCGCCTGATCTTTGAGAACGGGATTAGCGTTGGCGATCGCGTCGCAATCATGCTGCCCAATGTGGTCCAATGGCCGGTCGCTTGGCTTGCGATCCTCAAGGCCGGCGGCGTTGCAGTGCCGGTGAACTCGTCGTATCAGCGCGCCGACCTGGAATTTGTGCTCCGAGACTCCGGCGCGCGGGTAATGTTCACTGACACCGATCACACCCCCCTTGTCGAAGAGGTGCGCGCAGCAAATGGTGATCTGGGGGACATCCAGATCGTTGAAGGCGCGTCGCCCGGTGAGCTCGCGCAGTATCCGGCGGACACACCCGCCGTCGCCATCTCGGGTGAGACGCTCGCCAACCTCCAGTACACCTCGGGGACCACCGGATTTCCGAAGGCGTGCATGCTGAACCACGACTATTGGGTCCGACTGGGGTGGATCTGCGCGAGCGCGGCAGGCCTCGGGCGGGATGACGTGCTACTTACCGCACAGCCGTTCTCGTACATGGATCCGCAGTGGAACACCTCCTTGTGCCTCACGATCGGCGCGACGTTGGTGGTGCTACCTCGGTTCTCCGCCTCGGGTTTCATGGCGGAGGTCCGCCGACACCAGGCGACGTTCTGCTACGTGCTCGGCTCAATGCCCACGCTTCTGTTCAAGCAGGCGCCGAGCCCGGAGGACCGGGACAACGACTTGCGACTAGTGCTGTGTTCGGCAATCCCCGTTGCGCTGCACGCACAGCTCGAACAGCGTTGGGGAGCACCGTGGCGGGAGATCTTCGGAATGACCGAAAGCGGGGCGGATCTTATCAGCCTTCCCGAGAACATGGGCGATGTTGGCAGCGGACGGCTGGGGCAGCCCGTTCCCACAAAGCAGATCCGGGTGGTCGACCCGGCTGGCCGGGAAGTTGCGGTGGGAGAACCCGGCGAGCTGATCACATCGGGGAAGCCGATGATGCTCGGCTACTGGAACCGCCCGGAAGACACTGCGAAGGTTTTCCGCGATGGCTGGCTGCACACTGGTGATGTCGCGGTCCGTGAGGCGGACGGCTACCGACTGGTAGGACGAATCAAGGACATGGTCCGACGCGGCGGGGAGAACATCGCAAGCGCCGAGGTCGAACGCGTCCTCGAGCGCAATGCCATCGTCGTCGCTGCGGCGGTGATTGGCGTTCCGGACGAGCTGTTCGGCGAGGAGGTCAAAGCCGTCGTGCAGCTCGCCCCTGGCGTTGAGGAAACCCGTGCGACCGCAGAGCGAATCATCGACGCCGCGCGAACAGAGCTGGCGCGCTTCAAGGTTCCACGCTACGTCGAGTTCGTCGCCGATTTCCCGCGTACCCCATCGGAGCGCGTGTCGAAGCCAGCCCTCAAGGCCCGCTCCGCCGAGCATCCGGGCATCACCTACGACCTGCAGCCGCCGCGAGCCGTCGGCAGCGGCAACTGA
- a CDS encoding TetR/AcrR family transcriptional regulator — protein MTRIPAVERRAELVAAAVRMIAAHGVEGATTRRIAQEANAPLATLHYCFASKEMLFAAVFEYVAGQYREVLTRNAVRGDVETTARELLRGLLEWYVANPDVGPAIVELISWGQRQEDKQAELVYNEAFETMRPILLNAASSAGQSVDPSTIDDLIYIVSTLSDGFALNWLVFTDRAAALPQIELTLGVLNAWMSANLGDSSERGARASRASA, from the coding sequence ATGACTCGCATTCCCGCCGTAGAACGTCGCGCGGAACTGGTGGCGGCGGCTGTGCGCATGATCGCCGCCCACGGAGTGGAGGGAGCCACTACGCGTCGCATCGCCCAGGAGGCGAACGCCCCGTTAGCCACGCTGCACTACTGTTTCGCCAGCAAGGAAATGCTGTTCGCGGCAGTCTTCGAATACGTAGCTGGGCAGTATCGTGAGGTATTGACGCGAAACGCTGTCCGTGGCGACGTCGAGACCACCGCGCGCGAACTGTTGCGCGGCCTGCTGGAATGGTACGTTGCAAATCCTGACGTCGGCCCGGCTATCGTCGAGCTGATCAGCTGGGGCCAGCGTCAGGAGGACAAGCAGGCCGAGCTGGTGTACAACGAGGCATTCGAGACCATGCGGCCGATCCTCCTGAACGCCGCGTCCTCTGCCGGCCAGTCGGTCGACCCTAGTACCATCGACGATCTGATCTATATCGTTTCCACATTGTCCGACGGATTCGCGCTGAACTGGCTAGTGTTCACCGACCGCGCAGCGGCGCTGCCACAGATCGAGCTCACCCTCGGCGTGCTCAACGCCTGGATGTCCGCGAACCTTGGCGATTCGTCTGAGCGTGGGGCCCGGGCTTCAAGGGCCTCAGCTTAA
- a CDS encoding gamma-glutamyl-gamma-aminobutyrate hydrolase family protein: MSSCSTTTGTIRPLIGVTGRRFRLGLVDGMDQRYGHLFADAFMSDFSDRIARAGGIPVDLPYDADPEALCHWLSGVVITGGQDVHPACWGGDLSVVRDVNPRDNPMVHDATRDEYEIALVRAALARGIPVLGVCRGLQILNVALGGTLIADLPHGSVEHLSGSAAPFDGADDHKVTFVPGSLAERLFGAGAVTNSWHHQAVDSCGTGLVVTGRAGDGVVESVELPGAAVLGVQWHPEWMERDDPALSWIVIEGNRRIGSCVPPHDHEAERDNLHG, from the coding sequence GTGAGCTCATGCAGCACGACGACGGGCACCATCCGGCCACTCATCGGCGTCACCGGCCGACGGTTTCGGCTGGGCCTGGTCGACGGAATGGACCAGCGCTACGGTCATCTGTTCGCTGACGCCTTCATGTCCGACTTCTCAGACCGGATCGCCAGGGCTGGGGGAATTCCGGTGGATCTGCCCTATGACGCCGACCCGGAGGCACTCTGCCACTGGCTCTCGGGCGTGGTCATCACCGGAGGCCAGGATGTTCATCCCGCATGCTGGGGTGGCGATCTGTCGGTGGTCCGCGACGTGAATCCGCGCGATAATCCGATGGTCCACGACGCAACTCGGGACGAGTACGAGATCGCGCTTGTGCGTGCCGCACTCGCCAGGGGCATCCCAGTCCTCGGGGTGTGCCGGGGCCTGCAGATCCTGAACGTCGCTTTGGGCGGCACGCTGATCGCTGACCTTCCGCACGGCTCCGTCGAGCACCTTTCAGGTTCGGCCGCGCCGTTCGACGGGGCCGACGATCACAAGGTGACGTTCGTGCCTGGCTCGCTCGCGGAACGGCTGTTCGGAGCAGGCGCTGTGACCAACTCGTGGCACCACCAGGCGGTCGACAGCTGCGGAACGGGCCTGGTGGTCACGGGGCGCGCGGGGGACGGCGTCGTCGAATCGGTAGAGCTGCCCGGGGCCGCGGTGCTCGGCGTCCAGTGGCATCCAGAATGGATGGAGCGCGACGATCCGGCGTTGAGCTGGATCGTCATCGAGGGGAACCGCCGGATAGGGAGTTGCGTTCCGCCGCATGACCATGAGGCGGAACGCGACAACCTGCACGGTTAG
- a CDS encoding glutamine synthetase family protein: MSEITTTSMDQDAVHTVRLEATNHEGSFLGKNLAPKKFAANAGSGFAFADLLFGLDLGNVPTFGFAYPDWRGHLADVQFRPDMSTLVQWEPGLQSVIGDYWQADGTPVGICPRNLARKLVERVGSLGFTATVAVEIEATLFQESIHEARAKGYRDLTPLGGSAGTAYHLAKSKDWIDYMSAVSRRLDEIGIEWEAWSDEDAAGQVELNLTPGDPILVCDAWARTRQVMREVAFELGHTVTFMAKPTAGYGQASHVNLSLQRDGVNAFYAEDGPSSTMRHAIGGLLATMQGATSIVLPQITSYRRLVDLSGPPTTVTWGISNKTTAVRAVCGHPEYSRLEYRVPGADANLYLAVAAILAGVCAGLDGSIEPPQPVSDMAWCAPDLERLPDTITKAAAALEADPILREQLGDEFVDYWVGTRRWEWMQFHTAGGDPFAELSEWESTRYFEFP, translated from the coding sequence ATGTCTGAAATCACCACCACTTCGATGGACCAGGACGCCGTCCACACAGTTCGGCTCGAGGCCACCAATCACGAGGGCTCATTTCTCGGCAAGAACCTCGCCCCCAAGAAGTTTGCGGCGAACGCAGGCTCGGGCTTTGCGTTCGCCGATCTCCTGTTCGGCCTGGACCTAGGCAATGTCCCCACCTTCGGATTTGCCTACCCCGACTGGCGTGGGCACCTGGCCGACGTCCAGTTCCGGCCCGATATGTCGACGCTGGTGCAGTGGGAACCTGGCCTGCAGTCCGTGATCGGTGACTACTGGCAAGCGGACGGCACCCCGGTCGGAATTTGTCCACGTAACCTGGCCCGAAAACTGGTTGAGCGAGTCGGAAGCCTCGGTTTTACGGCCACTGTAGCCGTCGAGATCGAGGCGACACTATTCCAAGAGTCCATCCACGAGGCCCGCGCCAAGGGATATCGCGACCTCACCCCGCTTGGCGGCTCTGCCGGAACCGCGTACCACCTCGCGAAATCCAAGGACTGGATCGACTATATGTCGGCCGTTTCCCGTCGCCTTGACGAGATCGGCATCGAGTGGGAGGCGTGGAGCGACGAGGACGCAGCTGGTCAGGTTGAACTCAACCTAACCCCCGGTGACCCGATCTTGGTCTGCGATGCCTGGGCTCGCACCCGGCAGGTAATGCGCGAGGTGGCCTTCGAACTCGGTCACACCGTGACCTTCATGGCCAAGCCGACTGCCGGATACGGCCAGGCCTCGCACGTAAACCTGTCCTTGCAGCGCGACGGGGTGAATGCGTTCTACGCCGAGGACGGGCCCTCGTCAACGATGCGGCACGCAATTGGCGGGCTCCTAGCAACGATGCAGGGTGCGACTTCGATTGTGCTCCCGCAGATCACCTCGTACCGCCGTCTGGTCGATCTGAGCGGCCCGCCGACGACGGTCACGTGGGGCATCAGCAACAAGACCACCGCGGTGCGGGCCGTATGCGGGCACCCGGAATACTCGCGGCTCGAGTACCGAGTTCCTGGAGCGGACGCAAACCTGTACCTCGCGGTTGCTGCCATTCTCGCCGGAGTGTGCGCCGGCTTGGACGGCTCGATTGAGCCTCCCCAGCCAGTTAGCGATATGGCCTGGTGTGCGCCCGACCTCGAGCGCTTGCCGGATACCATCACCAAGGCAGCCGCTGCTCTGGAAGCGGACCCGATCCTGCGTGAACAACTCGGCGATGAGTTCGTCGACTACTGGGTGGGTACGCGCCGGTGGGAGTGGATGCAGTTTCACACCGCTGGCGGCGATCCGTTCGCCGAGCTCTCGGAATGGGAGTCGACACGATACTTTGAGTTCCCGTGA